From a region of the Arachis ipaensis cultivar K30076 chromosome B09, Araip1.1, whole genome shotgun sequence genome:
- the LOC107615109 gene encoding uncharacterized protein LOC107615109, which translates to MEGISYSSVVGSLMYVQTCTRPDISFAVGMLGRYQSNPGMDHWKAAKKVLRYLQGTKDYMLMYKRYSKGAKHMEIKYFGIKEEVRKQRVSIEHVRTELMIADPLTKGLQPKTFKEHVHRMGLGSSE; encoded by the exons ATGGAAGGAATTTCATATAGTTCTGTAGTGGGAAGTCTTATGTATGTGCAAACATGCACAAGACCGGACATTAGCTTTGCAGTAGGAATGCTTGGAAGGTATCAAAGTAATCCTGGAATGGATCATTGGAAAGCTGCAAAGAAGGTTTTAAGATATCTTCAAGGTACAAAGGATTATATGCTCATGTACAAAAG ATATTCTAAAGGTGCCAAGCATATGGAAATAAAGTACTTTGGCATTAAAGAAGAAGTTCGTAAACAAAGAGTGTCCATAGAACATGTTAGAACAGAACTTATGATTGCTGATCCATTGACTAAAGGATTGCAACCAAAGACATTTAAGGAACATGTACATAGAATGGGTCTTGGTTCTTCTGAATGA